From Permianibacter aggregans, a single genomic window includes:
- the kdsC gene encoding 3-deoxy-manno-octulosonate-8-phosphatase KdsC, whose amino-acid sequence MDQQLLQRARAIRLLICDVDGVLTDGSVILGNNGEELKAFNIKDGFGIKALQKFGVEVALITGRQSKLVETRARELGISQVFQGNTDKRGAFNQLLQQLNLTPMQVAHIGDDLPDLPLFMRVGLAVAPSDGHPWMRERAHFVTVAEGGRGCVRELADLILHAQGHVDALLAQYDAEPGRA is encoded by the coding sequence ATGGACCAGCAACTGCTGCAACGGGCCCGCGCCATCCGGCTGCTGATTTGCGATGTCGACGGCGTGCTGACCGATGGCTCGGTCATCCTCGGTAACAACGGCGAAGAACTGAAAGCCTTCAATATCAAGGACGGTTTTGGCATCAAGGCCCTACAGAAATTCGGCGTCGAGGTGGCGCTGATCACCGGCCGGCAATCGAAGCTGGTCGAAACCCGGGCTCGCGAACTCGGTATCAGTCAAGTCTTTCAGGGCAACACCGACAAGCGCGGCGCCTTCAATCAATTGCTGCAGCAACTGAATCTGACGCCGATGCAGGTCGCCCATATTGGCGACGACCTGCCGGATCTGCCGCTGTTCATGCGGGTCGGCCTGGCCGTGGCACCAAGCGATGGCCACCCCTGGATGCGGGAGCGGGCCCATTTTGTTACCGTCGCCGAAGGCGGTCGCGGCTGTGTCCGTGAGCTGGCCGATCTGATTCTGCATGCCCAAGGCCATGTCGACGCGCTTTTGGCCCAGTACGACGCGGAGCCGGGCCGGGCATGA